A single Antechinus flavipes isolate AdamAnt ecotype Samford, QLD, Australia chromosome 5, AdamAnt_v2, whole genome shotgun sequence DNA region contains:
- the LOC127538250 gene encoding olfactory receptor-like protein OLF3, whose protein sequence is MGKDNQTWVNSFILLGLSSDLKTQILLFVLFLSIYLLTLFGNILIIILIRLDSRLHTPMYFFLTNLNLVDVSYATSIVPQMLAHFLEEEKTIPRVSCAAQLFFSLGLGGIEFVLLATMAYDRYVAVCNPLRYSAIMHVGLCTKLVAASWVSGSLNSLMQTAITFQLPMCTNHVIDHISCELLAIVRLACVDTSSNEVAIMASSIILLMTPFSLVLLSYIKIISTILKIQSTEGRKKAFQTCASHLTVVTLCYGMTIFTYIQPHSTPNILQEKMISLFYALLIPMLNPLIYSVRNKEVKGAWQKLLGQFYELKSKLTSS, encoded by the coding sequence atgggaaaagacaatCAGACGTGGGtgaattcattcattctcctGGGGCTGTCTAGTGACTTGAAGACCCAGATCTTGCTCTTTGTTCTTTTCCTGTCCATTTACcttctgactttatttggaaACATCCTAATCATCATTCTCATCAGGCTGGATTCCAGGCTGCATACTCCCATGTACTTCTTCCTCACCAACCTCAACCTTGTTGATGTCTCATATGCTACAAGTATTGTCCCCCAGATGCTGGCACACTtcctggaagaagagaaaacaattccACGTGTGAGCTGTGCTGCCCAACTGTTTTTCTCTCTGGGTCTAGGGGGgattgaatttgttttgttggcAACAATGGCCTATGACCGCTATGTAGCAGTTTGTAACCCTCTGCGTTATTCAGCCATCATGCATGTGGGCCTGTGTACCAAGCTAGTAGCTGCCTCCTGGGTCAGTGGTTCCCTGAACTCTCTCATGCAGACTGCCATCACCTTCCAACTTCCCATGTGCACAAATCATGTCATTGATCACATATCATGTGAGCTCTTAGCTATAGTCAGATTGGCCTGTGTGGACACATCTTCCAATGAGGTGGCAATTATGGCTTCTAGTATTATCCTACTCATGACCCCGTTCTCGCTGGTCCTGCTGTCCTATATCAAGATCATCTCCACTATCCTGAAGATTCAATCcacagagggaagaaagaaagccTTTCAAACTTGTGCTTCCCACCTGACAGTGGTGACTCTGTGCTATGGAATGACCATTTTCACTTACATTCAGCCCCACTCAACCCCCAATATCCTTCAGGAGAAGATGATCTCACTGTTCTATGCCCTTTTAATACCCATGCTGAATCCTCTAATTTATAGTGTGAGGAATAAGGAAGTGAAGGGAGCCTGGCAGAAGCTGCTTGGGCAATTCTATGAATTAAAGTCAAAGCTGACTTCTTCGTGA
- the LOC127538127 gene encoding olfactory receptor-like protein OLF3: MGTANQTWVSSFILLGLSSDWRTQVSLFVLFLAMYLVTVFGNILIIILIRLDSHLHTPMYFFLTNLSFVDVSYATTIVPQLLVHFLKEEKLIPYLSCAIQLFFSLGLGGIEFVLLATMAYDRYVAVCNPLRYSAIMQGGLCVRLVAASWIGGSLNSLMQTAITFQLPMCTNQVIDHISCELLAVVRLACVDTSSNEVAIMASSIILLMTPFSLVLLSYIKIISTILKIQSTEGRKKAFQTCASHLTVVALCYGMAIFTYIQPHSTPNILQEKMISLFYALLTPMLNPVIYSVRNKEVKGAWQKLLGQFYELKSKLTSS; encoded by the coding sequence ATGGGAACAGCTAACCAGACATGGGTGAGTTCATTCATTCTCCTGGGGCTGTCTAGTGACTGGAGGACTCAGGTCTCACTCTTTGTCCTCTTCCTGGCTATGTACCTGGTGACTGTTTTTGGAAATATCCTTATCATCATTCTGATCCGTCTTGACAGCCACCTCCACACACCAATGTATTTCTTCCTCACTAATCTCTCTTTTGTGGATGTTTCTTATGCTACTACTATTGTCCCCCAGTTGTTGGTTCATTTCTTGAAAGAGGAGAAGTTAATTCCATACCTGAGCTGCgcaattcagttatttttctctcTGGGTCTAGGTGGCATTGAGTTTGTGTTGCTGGCAACAATGGCTTACGACCGCTACGTGGCAGTCTGCAACCCTCTGCGTTATTCAGCCATCATGCAGGGTGGACTGTGTGTCAGGCTGGTGGCTGCCTCCTGGATTGGAGGTTCTCTGAACTCTCTCATGCAGACTGCCATCACTTTTCAACTTCCCATGTGCACAAATCAGGTCATTGACCACATATCATGTGAACTCTTAGCTGTAGTCAGATTGGCCTGTGTGGACACTTCTTCCAATGAGGTGGCAATTATGGCCTCCAGCATCATCCTGCTCATGACCCCGTTCTCGCTGGTCCTGCTGTCCTATATCAAGATCATCTCCACTATCCTGAAGATTCAGTccacagagggaaggaagaaagcctTTCAGACTTGTGCCTCCCACCTGACAGTGGTGGCTCTGTGTTACGGGATGGCCATTTTCACTTACATTCAGCCCCACTCAACCCCCAATATCCTTCAGGAGAAGATGATCTCGCTGTTCTATGCCCTATTAACTCCTATGTTGAACCCTGTGATTTATAGTGTGAGAAATAAGGAAGTGAAGGGAGCCTGGCAGAAACTTCTAGGGCAATTCTATGAATTAAAATCCAAACTGACATCCTCATGA